One Macadamia integrifolia cultivar HAES 741 unplaced genomic scaffold, SCU_Mint_v3 scaffold1823, whole genome shotgun sequence DNA segment encodes these proteins:
- the LOC122064918 gene encoding probable beta-1,4-xylosyltransferase IRX10, which produces MKNYRWDFFVLLVFSFISRIGADDLGVTQWSSPRISGTTDDVLEDNPIRRLKVFVYDLPSKYNKEIIDKEPRCLTHMFAAEIYMHQFLLTSPVRTLNPEEADWFYTPVYTTCDLEPGGHPMTYRSPRIMRSAIKVISTNWPYWNRTEGADHFFLVPHDFGACFHYEEGIAIERGILPLLQRATLVQTFGQRNHVCLKEGSIIIPPYAPPQWLQSHLVPPNTPRSIFVYFRGIFYDIGNDPQGGYYARGARASLWENFKNNHVFDISYEHPKTYYEDLQRAIFCLCPLGWAPWSPRLVEALLFGCIPVIIADEIELPFEDAIPWEEIGIFIAEKDVQKLDTILTSIPEEVILRKHRLLANPSMKRAMIFSQPSQPGDAFHQILNGLVRKLPRDKTIYLNPDQKILDWTAGPTEDQEPW; this is translated from the coding sequence ATGAAGAATTACAGATgggatttttttgttcttctggttttttcatttatttctagGATTGGTGCAGATGATCTCGGCGTAACTCAATGGTCGTCGCCGCGAATTTCAGGAACTACAGATGATGTCTTAGAGGATAACCCAATTAGAAGATTGAAAGTCTTTGTTTATGATCTCCCAAGCAAATACAATAAGGAAATAATTGATAAGGAACCCAGATGCCTTACCCACATGTTTGCTGCTGAGATCTATATGCATCAATTCTTGTTAACCAGCCCAGTTAGAACTCTCAATCCTGAAGAAGCTGATTGGTTCTATACACCAGTTTACACCACTTGTGACCTTGAACCGGGAGGTCATCCAATGACCTACAGATCTCCAAGGATAATGAGAAGTGCTATTAAGGTGATCTCTACCAATTGGCCTTACTGGAATAGAACAGAAGGGGCTGATCACTTCTTCCTTGTACCTCATGACTTCGGTGCTTGCTTCCATTATGAGGAAGGGATAGCTATTGAAAGAGGAATTCTTCCTTTGCTCCAAAGGGCTACATTGGTTCAAACTTTTGGACAAAGAAATCATGTTTGCTTGAAGGAGGGTTCAATCATAATTCCTCCATATGCTCCTCCACAATGGCTTCAATCTCATTTGGTTCCTCCAAACACTCCTCGCTCCATTTTCGTTTATTTTCGAGGTATATTTTACGATATTGGAAATGATCCCCAAGGCGGTTATTACGCAAGAGGAGCTCGGGCTTCACTATGGGAGAATTTTAAGAACAATCACGTCTTTGACATCTCATATGAGCATCCGAAGACTTATTATGAAGACCTGCAACGTGCGATTTTCTGTTTGTGTCCACTGGGATGGGCTCCATGGAGTCCTAGATTGGTTGAAGCATTGCTATTTGGATGTATTCCTGTTATTATAGCAGATGAAATTGAGTTACCCTTTGAAGATGCAATCCCATGGGAGGAAATTGGGATCTTCATAGCTGAGAAAGATGTTCAGAAATTAGATACCATTCTTACATCAATACCAGAGGAAGTAATTCTTAGGAAGCACAGGTTGCTTGCTAATCCTTCAATGAAGAGAGCAATGATTTTCTCACAGCCTTCTCAGCCAGGAGATGCTTTCCATCAGATACTAAATGGCCTTGTCCGTAAGTTGCCACGTGACAAGACCATCTACTTGAATCCCGATCAGAAGATCTTAGACTGGACGGCTGGTCCTACGGAGGACCAGGAGCCATGGTAG